A genome region from Candidatus Eisenbacteria bacterium includes the following:
- a CDS encoding class I SAM-dependent methyltransferase: MTEQEDWDAIYHQKAADRVSWYRPHLERSLAFIQGAHLEARAAIIDVGGGASTLVDDLLDRGFTDLTVLDISMTAIAGAKRRLGPRAAKVSWVVADITQIELQEHCLDFWHDRAVFHFLCETGARRRYVEAVRRALKPGGHIVVATFGPHGPKQCSGFEVTRYSPDELHGEFGSPFEKVESCEEMHLTPWGSEQEFVYCHCRMVG, encoded by the coding sequence ATGACCGAGCAGGAAGATTGGGATGCCATCTATCACCAGAAAGCCGCCGACCGAGTGAGCTGGTACCGCCCGCACCTCGAGCGCTCCTTGGCCTTCATCCAGGGCGCTCATCTCGAAGCGAGGGCCGCGATTATTGATGTAGGCGGGGGCGCGTCCACCCTCGTGGACGACCTGCTCGATCGTGGCTTCACAGATCTCACGGTGCTCGATATTTCGATGACCGCCATCGCAGGAGCGAAGAGGCGACTCGGCCCACGAGCCGCAAAGGTGAGTTGGGTGGTCGCGGACATCACGCAGATAGAGCTCCAGGAGCACTGCCTTGATTTCTGGCACGATCGGGCCGTGTTTCACTTCCTGTGCGAGACCGGGGCCCGCCGCCGCTACGTCGAAGCCGTGCGACGTGCCTTGAAGCCAGGCGGACACATCGTGGTCGCCACGTTCGGGCCGCATGGCCCAAAGCAGTGCAGTGGCTTTGAGGTCACGCGATACAGCCCCGACGAGCTTCACGGTGAGTTCGGCTCTCCGTTCGAGAAGGTCGAAAGCTGCGAGGAAATGCACCTGACTCCGTGGGGCAGCGAACAGGAGTTCGTCTACTGCCACTGCAGAATGGTGGGCTGA
- a CDS encoding DUF4346 domain-containing protein has product MSAMPGRAERLTTLLADLRSATAAKKCHRCGCFRGTVEQLHKVMPSLPAEATRELLPVVTEGLSRLIPSEYDCLGCTVCWPANVLNLAVEEFPEAAIEADSACPTDIPERRAGWPPYPGNFRVLDAAGDVAVCVLTSEHLVEPIATAAPARVAIVGAVYTENLGIERILTNVLANSNLTTLLLCGADSQQRIGHLPGQSLLSLVANGLDERGFIIGAPGRRPVIKNVSREAVETFRREIAIVDRIGTEDLPGVLASVAALPPSKSRRPAETAGVGPTPIWAEPPARLVLDPKGYFVVLPDRARGVIVLEHYKNDGVLSLVVEGVRSDEMVATVITRGIVSRLDHAAYLGKELSLAERSLATGEPYVQDRAPEPECGSGCGCHSSPIMLGGKKS; this is encoded by the coding sequence GTGAGCGCGATGCCCGGGCGAGCCGAGCGTCTGACCACGCTACTCGCAGACCTGCGTTCCGCCACCGCGGCAAAGAAGTGCCATCGTTGCGGGTGCTTCCGTGGCACGGTGGAACAGTTGCACAAGGTCATGCCCTCACTGCCGGCCGAGGCGACGCGCGAGTTGCTGCCCGTCGTGACCGAGGGGCTCTCGCGGCTGATCCCCAGCGAGTACGACTGCCTCGGTTGCACCGTGTGTTGGCCCGCCAATGTACTCAACCTGGCCGTCGAGGAGTTCCCGGAAGCCGCGATCGAGGCGGATTCGGCGTGCCCGACCGACATTCCCGAGCGTCGGGCCGGATGGCCGCCCTATCCCGGGAACTTCCGCGTCCTCGATGCCGCAGGCGACGTGGCGGTGTGCGTGCTCACGTCGGAACACCTGGTCGAACCCATCGCCACCGCGGCACCTGCTCGCGTGGCAATCGTCGGCGCCGTCTACACCGAGAACCTCGGGATCGAGCGGATCCTCACGAACGTGCTGGCGAACTCGAACCTGACCACACTGCTGCTCTGCGGGGCCGACTCGCAGCAGCGGATCGGACACCTGCCTGGGCAGAGCCTGCTCAGCCTGGTCGCGAACGGTCTCGATGAGCGGGGGTTCATCATCGGGGCCCCGGGGCGGCGGCCGGTCATCAAGAACGTCTCCCGGGAGGCCGTTGAGACGTTCCGCCGCGAGATCGCCATCGTCGACCGCATCGGAACCGAGGATCTGCCGGGCGTCCTCGCCTCGGTCGCAGCGCTGCCGCCGTCGAAGAGTCGCCGGCCGGCCGAGACGGCTGGGGTAGGTCCGACGCCGATCTGGGCAGAGCCTCCTGCTCGGCTGGTGCTCGATCCGAAGGGCTACTTCGTCGTGCTGCCTGACCGCGCGCGCGGAGTCATCGTGCTCGAGCACTACAAGAACGACGGCGTGCTCTCCCTCGTTGTGGAGGGTGTGCGCTCCGACGAAATGGTCGCGACCGTGATCACCCGCGGCATCGTGTCTCGGCTCGACCACGCTGCGTACCTGGGGAAGGAACTGTCGCTCGCTGAACGTTCGCTCGCCACGGGCGAGCCCTATGTTCAGGACCGTGCCCCCGAGCCGGAATGCGGGAGCGGGTGCGGCTGCCACTCGAGCCCCATCATGTTGGGAGGGAAGAAGTCGTGA
- a CDS encoding helix-turn-helix transcriptional regulator has translation MQEFATVFKALGDPTRLRLVRLLLEGGTELCVCELADSLEESQYNVSKHCAALRSAGLLESRREGRWIYYRVADDRLAFRSLVLQAVAGIPADHVKRDRAELRKRLRLREDGKCLLGIQKAHLLPSARG, from the coding sequence ATGCAGGAGTTTGCGACAGTCTTCAAGGCGCTTGGCGATCCGACGCGCCTGCGCTTGGTGCGATTGCTGCTCGAGGGCGGCACGGAGCTCTGCGTCTGCGAGCTGGCCGACAGCCTCGAGGAATCCCAGTACAACGTCTCCAAGCACTGCGCGGCACTCAGGTCGGCGGGCCTTCTCGAGAGCCGGCGCGAGGGACGCTGGATCTACTACCGGGTTGCCGACGATCGACTGGCGTTCCGTTCACTCGTACTTCAAGCGGTAGCCGGCATTCCGGCCGATCACGTCAAGAGAGACCGGGCTGAACTGCGCAAGCGGCTCCGGCTGCGCGAGGACGGCAAGTGCCTGCTGGGAATCCAGAAGGCGCACCTGCTCCCGAGCGCGAGGGGGTGA
- a CDS encoding FTR1 family protein, which produces MSITATPAGPMRRAAALSPLQLVVAVTGLLAVGMVLAWQALAVHGVPDPSLSGLSRSAVVLSSGILVFREGLEAVLVLAAVTAGLARYKPDFWRPVLLGVGVALLATVATWFVAVALISSVNASELQIQAATGLIAIVVLLVVMNWFFHKLYWTGWICHHCQRRNQLFKEPNATASSVTMGLAFLGFTAIYREGFEVVLFLQDLRLKAGTGSVLGGVGIGLVLTGIVAVLTFLAHRRLPYRRMLIFTGVLLAGVLIVMVGESAQELQQAGWLPTHQAALPIPTWMGVWFATFPTFEGLSSQALAVVIVLGSYLWVRRQVPKGPSGEASTAGCEVNSLGG; this is translated from the coding sequence GTGAGCATCACCGCCACGCCCGCGGGCCCGATGCGTCGCGCGGCAGCGCTCTCCCCGCTGCAACTGGTGGTCGCGGTGACCGGCTTGCTCGCGGTAGGCATGGTGCTGGCGTGGCAGGCGCTCGCAGTGCACGGGGTTCCCGATCCCTCGCTCTCCGGTTTGAGCCGCTCGGCGGTTGTACTGAGCAGCGGGATCCTGGTCTTCCGGGAAGGACTCGAAGCGGTTCTCGTGCTCGCGGCAGTGACCGCGGGGCTGGCCCGCTACAAACCGGATTTCTGGCGACCGGTGCTGCTCGGTGTCGGCGTCGCCCTTCTTGCGACCGTGGCCACGTGGTTTGTCGCGGTTGCGCTCATCTCATCCGTGAATGCCTCCGAACTGCAGATCCAGGCGGCCACCGGGCTCATTGCGATCGTTGTCCTGCTCGTGGTGATGAACTGGTTCTTCCACAAGCTGTACTGGACCGGCTGGATCTGTCACCACTGCCAGCGTAGAAACCAGCTCTTCAAGGAGCCGAACGCGACAGCATCGAGCGTGACGATGGGCCTCGCCTTCCTTGGATTCACGGCGATCTATCGCGAGGGCTTCGAGGTCGTGCTCTTCCTGCAGGACCTCCGACTGAAGGCCGGCACTGGCAGCGTGCTCGGCGGAGTCGGGATCGGCCTCGTGCTGACTGGCATCGTCGCGGTGCTGACTTTTCTCGCTCACCGGCGGCTGCCTTATCGGCGCATGCTCATCTTCACGGGAGTCCTTCTGGCGGGCGTGCTCATCGTCATGGTCGGAGAAAGCGCGCAGGAACTTCAGCAGGCCGGCTGGCTCCCGACTCACCAGGCTGCGCTTCCGATCCCGACCTGGATGGGTGTGTGGTTCGCGACCTTCCCGACCTTCGAGGGCCTGAGCTCACAGGCGCTGGCCGTCGTCATCGTGCTGGGGTCCTATCTCTGGGTTCGGAGACAGGTTCCGAAGGGACCGAGCGGCGAAGCTTCCACCGCCGGTTGTGAGGTGAACTCGCTGGGTGGCTGA
- a CDS encoding winged helix-turn-helix transcriptional regulator, which yields MSRSKPSALRPLPSGEAITLEAKLFRGLADPSRLAILKVLLAGESSVSDIVESTELSQPNVSGHLACLRDCGLVTSRQEGRSVFYSLADEGLHDVFSAAEGILARVAERIYGCTRYRS from the coding sequence ATGAGCCGATCGAAGCCCTCAGCCCTGCGACCCCTCCCGAGTGGGGAGGCCATCACCCTCGAAGCCAAGTTGTTTCGGGGACTGGCCGATCCATCCCGTCTGGCGATTCTGAAGGTTCTGCTGGCGGGTGAGAGTTCCGTGTCGGACATCGTCGAGAGCACGGAGCTTTCCCAGCCCAACGTGTCTGGGCATCTCGCATGCCTGCGCGATTGCGGGCTGGTCACGAGTCGGCAAGAGGGACGATCCGTCTTCTACTCGCTCGCCGACGAAGGCCTGCACGACGTGTTCTCGGCCGCCGAGGGAATCCTCGCTCGCGTCGCGGAGCGTATCTACGGCTGCACGAGGTACCGCTCGTGA
- a CDS encoding heavy metal translocating P-type ATPase encodes MRVKVHGLDCAEEVAALRREVGPAVGGEERLSFDLLGGIMTVTAAPPATVVLAAVARTGMRAELVVEARHASGLQMHDDRRERNLFTLVSGLFAAAGFATHAVLAGGVLEAFGREGLGHDHAVPVASMALYLIGIAAGLRFVIRKAWISAVRLRPDMNLLMTVAIFGAIALGEWFEASSVAFLFALSLALEAWSIGRARRAVAALLDLSPPTARVKMPSGDRTMPIESVPVGAIFLLRPGDRVPLDGIVVAGSSAINQAPITGESVPVFKEPGADVFAGTINGDGALDVRSTRAAGDTTLAKIIRLVRDAQSKRGTAEQWVDRFARRYTPTVMVLALVFALVPPLLSLGSWSMWFYRSLVLLVIACPCALVISTPVSIVAALASAARAGVLVKGGLFLEIPARLKAIAFDKTGTVTEGRLEVTSVEPLNGHTERELIERAVALESSSSHPLARAVMAHAARLGVAASAADGVTLVPGKGTTGRIDGREFWVGSHRYLEERGQEAPEVHAMIERLSGIGSSVVVIGNERHVCGVIALSDRPRAETQAVLDSLRQLGIERLVLLTGDNRGTAEAVSRAFRFDEVRSELLPEDKVSAIRELVGQYGSVAMIGDGVNDAPAMATASLGIAMGAAGSDAAIETADVALMSDDLSKLPWLVAHSRRTVAIMRENITFSLLVKVVFVVLTFAGRATLWSAITADMGASLLVILNALRLLQPAPLISRGSLETASSPDPIPGSR; translated from the coding sequence CTGCGCGTCAAAGTCCACGGTCTCGACTGCGCCGAAGAGGTGGCAGCGCTTCGCCGTGAGGTCGGGCCCGCCGTCGGGGGCGAGGAGCGCCTGTCGTTCGATCTCCTGGGCGGCATCATGACCGTGACAGCGGCGCCGCCTGCGACCGTCGTGCTGGCCGCCGTGGCCCGGACCGGGATGCGTGCCGAGCTGGTCGTCGAGGCAAGGCACGCGAGCGGGCTGCAGATGCACGACGACCGCCGTGAGCGGAACCTGTTCACGCTAGTGAGCGGGTTGTTCGCGGCCGCGGGCTTCGCAACGCACGCGGTGCTCGCGGGCGGTGTGCTGGAGGCGTTTGGGCGGGAGGGGCTCGGACATGATCACGCGGTCCCCGTCGCCTCCATGGCGCTCTACCTGATCGGAATCGCCGCCGGCCTGCGATTTGTCATCCGCAAGGCGTGGATCTCCGCCGTTCGGCTTCGCCCCGACATGAACCTGCTGATGACGGTCGCCATCTTCGGAGCGATCGCGCTGGGCGAGTGGTTCGAGGCCTCGAGCGTGGCTTTCCTGTTCGCGCTGTCGCTGGCGCTCGAAGCGTGGAGCATCGGCCGGGCACGGCGGGCCGTCGCGGCCCTGCTCGACCTGAGCCCGCCCACGGCACGGGTGAAGATGCCCTCGGGGGATCGCACCATGCCGATCGAATCCGTTCCGGTGGGTGCGATCTTCCTGCTGCGCCCCGGCGACCGCGTCCCGCTTGATGGCATCGTCGTGGCCGGTTCCAGTGCGATCAACCAGGCCCCGATCACGGGTGAAAGCGTGCCGGTGTTCAAGGAGCCCGGCGCCGACGTGTTCGCCGGTACCATCAATGGCGATGGCGCGCTGGACGTCCGGAGCACACGCGCGGCCGGCGACACGACACTCGCCAAGATCATCCGCCTCGTGCGCGACGCCCAGTCGAAGCGAGGAACAGCCGAGCAGTGGGTCGACCGGTTCGCCCGCCGGTACACGCCGACGGTCATGGTGCTGGCGCTCGTGTTCGCTCTGGTTCCGCCGCTGCTGTCGTTGGGAAGCTGGAGCATGTGGTTCTACCGCTCGCTCGTCCTGCTGGTGATCGCCTGCCCGTGTGCCCTCGTGATCTCGACGCCCGTGAGCATCGTCGCGGCGCTCGCTTCTGCGGCACGGGCCGGTGTGCTCGTGAAAGGCGGGCTGTTCCTGGAGATCCCCGCACGCCTCAAGGCGATCGCCTTCGACAAGACCGGGACCGTGACCGAGGGGCGACTCGAAGTCACTTCCGTTGAGCCCCTGAACGGTCACACGGAGCGGGAGTTGATCGAGCGCGCCGTGGCCCTCGAGTCGAGCTCCTCCCATCCGCTCGCCCGGGCCGTCATGGCACATGCGGCCAGGCTGGGTGTCGCTGCCTCTGCCGCGGACGGCGTCACCCTTGTTCCTGGCAAAGGCACGACGGGCCGTATCGATGGCCGCGAGTTCTGGGTCGGATCGCACCGCTACCTGGAGGAGCGCGGCCAGGAGGCGCCCGAGGTCCATGCGATGATCGAACGACTATCGGGGATTGGCAGCTCGGTCGTCGTCATCGGCAACGAGCGCCACGTCTGTGGGGTGATCGCTTTGTCCGATCGCCCACGCGCTGAAACCCAGGCCGTGCTGGACAGTTTGCGCCAGCTCGGGATCGAGCGACTGGTGCTACTCACCGGCGACAACCGCGGCACCGCCGAAGCCGTGAGCCGAGCGTTCCGATTCGACGAAGTGCGCTCCGAGCTCCTGCCTGAGGACAAGGTGTCGGCCATTCGTGAACTGGTCGGGCAGTACGGTTCCGTCGCCATGATCGGAGACGGCGTCAACGACGCGCCTGCCATGGCGACGGCTAGTCTCGGGATCGCCATGGGCGCAGCCGGCAGCGATGCCGCCATCGAGACCGCCGACGTCGCGCTGATGTCCGACGACCTGTCGAAGCTGCCGTGGCTGGTCGCCCACTCGCGGCGCACGGTGGCGATCATGCGGGAGAACATCACCTTCTCTCTGCTGGTAAAGGTGGTCTTCGTCGTCCTCACATTTGCGGGGCGGGCCACACTCTGGAGCGCAATCACGGCGGACATGGGAGCGTCCTTGCTCGTGATCCTCAATGCTCTGCGGCTGCTTCAACCAGCTCCCCTGATTTCACGGGGCAGTCTGGAGACTGCGTCTTCGCCGGACCCCATACCCGGCTCCAGATGA
- a CDS encoding cation transporter — MHGHNHGAPTSSRTFAIGIGLNVLFVIVEVVYGLRAHSLALLSDAGHNLGDVLGLGLSWGAVILAQRPPSERHTYGMRRASILASLGNAILLLVAVGGISWEALQRLASPHAVEGETVVVVAAIGIVVNGLAALLFMSGRHHDLNVRSAFLHMLSDAAVSVGVILAGIAIQLTGKSWVDPVVSLAVGAIIVVGTWNLLRESLRLAMDAVPEGIDLQGVQAALAGLPGVTAVHDLHIWAMSTTETALTVHLVVPDQSTNDDTMAKICRDLHDRFGIEHTTIQVERGDGAAECGQAPDHVV, encoded by the coding sequence GTGCACGGGCACAACCACGGGGCCCCAACTTCATCGAGGACCTTCGCGATCGGGATCGGGCTCAACGTCCTCTTCGTGATCGTAGAAGTCGTGTATGGGCTTCGAGCACACTCGCTCGCCTTGCTGTCCGATGCGGGACACAATCTCGGCGATGTGCTCGGGCTGGGGCTCTCGTGGGGTGCGGTCATTCTGGCCCAGCGGCCACCCAGCGAGCGACACACCTATGGCATGCGACGTGCATCCATCCTCGCCTCGCTCGGCAACGCCATCCTCCTGCTCGTTGCCGTTGGTGGCATATCGTGGGAGGCACTGCAACGCTTGGCCAGCCCGCACGCCGTCGAGGGTGAAACGGTCGTGGTGGTCGCGGCGATTGGCATCGTCGTCAATGGGTTGGCCGCTCTGTTGTTCATGTCCGGGCGTCACCATGACCTCAACGTCCGCAGCGCCTTCCTGCACATGCTCTCGGATGCGGCGGTCTCTGTCGGCGTGATCCTCGCCGGTATCGCCATCCAGCTGACCGGGAAGTCCTGGGTGGACCCGGTCGTCAGTCTCGCCGTGGGCGCGATTATCGTGGTCGGGACCTGGAACCTGCTCCGGGAGTCGCTTCGGCTGGCGATGGATGCCGTGCCCGAGGGTATCGATCTACAGGGTGTACAGGCCGCGCTGGCAGGTCTGCCAGGCGTGACGGCTGTGCACGATCTGCACATCTGGGCCATGAGCACCACCGAGACCGCGCTGACGGTCCATCTCGTCGTGCCCGACCAGAGCACCAACGACGACACCATGGCTAAGATCTGTCGCGATCTTCACGATCGCTTCGGGATCGAACACACGACCATCCAGGTTGAACGAGGTGACGGTGCCGCCGAATGTGGCCAGGCACCCGACCATGTCGTCTAG
- a CDS encoding P-II family nitrogen regulator, with protein MKRIEAYIQPFMLTRVMHELREAHVHGLTVSDVRGFGREKDESYPHDASDYAVDFTPKVKLEILCRDSDADGLVEALVRGAHTGRRGDGKVFVTSVESVVSIRSRESGDEAI; from the coding sequence ATGAAGCGAATCGAGGCGTACATTCAGCCCTTCATGCTCACCCGGGTGATGCACGAGCTTCGGGAAGCGCACGTCCATGGCCTCACGGTGTCGGACGTGAGAGGTTTCGGGCGCGAGAAGGACGAGAGCTACCCCCACGATGCGTCCGACTATGCGGTCGATTTCACTCCCAAGGTGAAGCTCGAGATCCTCTGCCGGGATTCCGACGCCGACGGCCTCGTGGAGGCGCTGGTCCGCGGGGCCCACACCGGCCGGCGCGGCGACGGGAAGGTATTCGTGACCAGCGTCGAGTCCGTGGTCAGCATCCGCAGCCGGGAATCGGGCGACGAGGCCATCTAG
- a CDS encoding efflux RND transporter permease subunit, with protein MDRLVTFALRQRLLIILVCLALIGFGVHAVNELPIDAFPDVTNVQVQILAEAPGMAPVEVEQLVTYPVEVSMGGLPGLAETRSLSKLGLSLTTVVFKDNVDIYFARQLVFERLQQAREKLPPGVDVELGPISTGLGEIYQYTLESPKRDAMELRTLQDWVVRPILRGVAGVTDVNSFGGLVKQYQVLVRPEQLTSYRLTLREVLEALAENNANASGGYIEHSGEQYVVRGLGLAKSKEDLGRVVVAHRGSTPIFVRDIADVTTGAEPRQGFVTRDGKGEAVAGIVLMLKGASGRDVVAAVKAKLATVQKALPRDVSVVPFYDRTELVDRAMHTVSEALLEGGVLVLLVLMLFLGNIRSALIVTLVLPLSALVAFIMLNAFGYSANLMSLGGLAIGIGMIVDGAVVMTENIFRHLAEDHGKRNIVEVVRESALEVARPIVFGISIITVVFLPLFTLEGFEGKMFAPLAFTIAAALAGSLVLSLTLVPVLSTFILKGKLSEKDTWVVARAKALYLPALAWCLKRWQVPVGLALGGLILSGVLFTRLGREFLPPLNEGAIGMQTFRLPSVSLTTSRQMELEVERVLRSFPEITTVVSKTGRADIASDPMGLEVSDVIANLRPRSEWKTAKTREELVEKIRTRLESIPGMSYSFSQPIQLRVDELVSGVKAQIAIKIVGDDLAVLREQGEAVERVIRQVRGAADVNLERTAGTAYLDVDIDRERIARYGINVADVQAIIETAIGGSEATTLREGQRSFAVVVKFPEGVRSDPAHFENLMVTAEDGQRVPLSQLAHIRVEEGPAQVSRESGQRRIVIECNVTGRDMGSFVADAQRAVAREVALPPGYFITWGGQFENQQRAMARLSIVVPLVVLLIFLLLFTSFGSLRNAILIVLNIPFALIGGVIGLFISGQNLSVAASVGFIALFGVAVLNGVVMVSYFNQLRREGATLQDAVLRGGELRLRPVLMTALVGALGLIPLLIASGPGSEIQRPLASVVVGGLVTSTLLTLFLLPILYRWLERRDVEF; from the coding sequence ATGGACCGCCTCGTCACCTTCGCGCTGCGACAGCGCCTGCTCATTATTCTCGTCTGCCTCGCGCTGATCGGCTTCGGCGTTCACGCGGTCAACGAGCTCCCAATCGATGCATTCCCCGATGTCACGAACGTCCAGGTGCAGATCCTCGCCGAAGCTCCCGGAATGGCGCCGGTCGAGGTCGAGCAGCTCGTGACCTACCCCGTCGAGGTGAGCATGGGAGGGTTGCCGGGTCTGGCGGAGACTCGATCCCTGTCCAAGCTCGGGCTCTCGCTCACGACGGTGGTATTCAAGGACAACGTCGACATCTACTTCGCCCGACAGCTTGTCTTCGAGCGGCTCCAGCAGGCGCGCGAGAAGCTGCCGCCCGGCGTGGACGTCGAACTGGGTCCCATCTCGACGGGGCTGGGAGAGATCTACCAGTACACGCTCGAGAGCCCCAAGCGCGACGCCATGGAGCTCCGCACGCTCCAGGACTGGGTCGTGCGTCCGATCCTCCGCGGAGTCGCGGGAGTGACCGACGTCAACAGCTTCGGTGGTCTCGTGAAGCAGTATCAGGTCCTCGTGCGTCCCGAGCAGCTGACCAGCTACCGCCTGACGCTCCGGGAAGTGCTCGAAGCCCTGGCCGAGAACAACGCGAATGCCAGCGGCGGCTACATCGAGCACAGTGGCGAACAATACGTCGTACGCGGACTCGGGTTGGCCAAGTCCAAGGAGGACCTTGGCCGCGTCGTCGTCGCCCACCGAGGGAGCACGCCGATCTTCGTGCGCGACATCGCGGACGTGACCACCGGGGCGGAGCCACGGCAGGGCTTCGTCACGCGGGACGGCAAGGGCGAGGCCGTGGCCGGCATCGTGCTCATGCTCAAGGGCGCGAGCGGTCGTGACGTCGTCGCCGCGGTCAAGGCCAAGCTCGCCACGGTCCAGAAAGCATTGCCCCGCGACGTGAGCGTCGTGCCCTTCTACGATCGCACCGAGCTCGTGGACCGAGCGATGCACACGGTGAGCGAGGCCTTGCTCGAGGGCGGAGTGCTGGTGCTCCTGGTCCTCATGCTGTTCCTCGGCAACATCCGCAGTGCATTGATCGTGACCCTCGTGCTGCCGCTCTCGGCGCTCGTGGCGTTCATCATGCTCAACGCGTTCGGGTACTCGGCCAATCTCATGTCGCTCGGCGGGCTCGCCATCGGTATTGGCATGATCGTCGACGGCGCCGTCGTGATGACCGAGAACATCTTCCGCCACCTGGCCGAGGATCACGGCAAGCGCAACATCGTCGAGGTCGTGCGCGAGAGCGCCCTTGAGGTCGCGCGGCCGATCGTCTTTGGCATCTCGATTATCACGGTCGTGTTCCTGCCGCTCTTCACGCTCGAAGGCTTCGAAGGCAAGATGTTCGCCCCGCTCGCCTTCACGATCGCGGCGGCCCTCGCGGGATCCCTCGTGTTGTCCCTGACTCTCGTGCCCGTGCTGAGCACGTTCATCCTCAAGGGCAAGCTCTCGGAGAAGGACACCTGGGTCGTGGCCCGCGCCAAGGCGCTCTACCTCCCCGCGCTCGCCTGGTGCCTGAAGCGCTGGCAGGTGCCGGTGGGCCTGGCGCTGGGGGGGCTGATCCTGAGCGGCGTGCTCTTCACCCGGCTGGGCCGCGAGTTCCTGCCGCCGCTCAATGAAGGCGCGATCGGGATGCAGACATTCCGACTGCCGAGCGTCTCACTGACCACCTCCCGGCAGATGGAGCTCGAGGTGGAGCGGGTGCTGCGTTCCTTCCCGGAGATCACGACGGTCGTCTCCAAGACCGGGCGCGCCGACATCGCGTCCGACCCGATGGGGCTCGAGGTCAGCGACGTGATCGCCAACCTGCGCCCGCGCTCGGAATGGAAGACCGCGAAGACGCGCGAGGAGCTCGTGGAGAAGATCCGTACGCGGCTCGAAAGCATCCCCGGGATGTCCTACAGTTTCTCGCAACCCATCCAGTTGCGCGTCGACGAGCTCGTGTCGGGTGTGAAGGCCCAGATCGCGATCAAGATCGTCGGTGACGATCTCGCGGTGCTGCGCGAACAGGGGGAGGCCGTCGAGCGGGTCATCCGGCAGGTGAGAGGAGCCGCCGACGTGAATCTCGAACGCACGGCGGGCACGGCCTATCTCGACGTGGACATCGACCGAGAGCGCATTGCCCGCTACGGCATCAACGTGGCCGACGTCCAGGCCATCATCGAGACCGCGATCGGTGGCAGCGAAGCCACGACGCTACGGGAAGGGCAGCGGAGCTTCGCCGTGGTCGTGAAGTTCCCCGAGGGCGTGCGCTCCGATCCGGCGCATTTCGAGAACCTGATGGTCACCGCCGAGGATGGCCAACGGGTACCCCTGAGCCAGCTTGCGCACATCCGGGTGGAGGAGGGGCCGGCGCAGGTCAGCCGCGAGAGCGGCCAGCGGAGGATCGTGATCGAGTGCAATGTCACGGGGAGGGACATGGGCTCGTTCGTGGCTGATGCCCAGCGCGCCGTGGCGCGCGAGGTCGCCCTGCCGCCCGGGTACTTCATCACCTGGGGCGGCCAGTTCGAGAACCAGCAGCGGGCGATGGCGCGGCTCTCCATCGTGGTGCCGCTGGTCGTGCTGCTCATCTTCCTGCTGCTGTTCACCAGCTTCGGCTCGCTGCGAAACGCCATTCTCATCGTGCTCAACATCCCGTTCGCACTGATCGGCGGTGTCATCGGGCTGTTCATCTCCGGGCAGAACCTGAGTGTCGCTGCGTCTGTCGGGTTCATCGCCTTGTTCGGCGTCGCGGTCCTCAATGGCGTCGTGATGGTGTCCTACTTCAACCAGCTCCGGCGGGAGGGCGCCACGCTTCAGGACGCGGTCTTGCGCGGTGGCGAGTTGCGCCTGCGGCCGGTCCTCATGACCGCCCTCGTGGGGGCTCTGGGGCTGATCCCGCTCCTGATCGCGTCCGGGCCCGGCTCGGAGATCCAGCGCCCGCTGGCTTCCGTGGTCGTGGGCGGCCTCGTCACCTCCACGCTGCTGACCCTGTTCCTGCTGCCCATCCTCTACCGCTGGCTCGAACGGCGGGACGTCGAGTTCTAA